A genomic segment from Perca flavescens isolate YP-PL-M2 chromosome 13, PFLA_1.0, whole genome shotgun sequence encodes:
- the bicdl2 gene encoding BICD family-like cargo adapter 2 — MSQASQQEKHVLHRKLEINELASGQREAELTADLAVLRAELERHHSQGRDRRRDESEQLTQLANHNQRLVEQLAEAVTLEHSLRIELRSLREDMDESSFSRNINFTQLENIQAENRVLLERLSYIEAQLKASQEDSDRLRMERETLRARLSETQTKLREKEAELEQEQGVVFELRTVNRSLQKKTLNLGEEIILDSTQTEPLSLHSEIQQSQAKEALLAHSTVLQARDEEIKAFTEELQSQREELESLRQEIKPFRSSPGQPSYSSLERELAMARQEKESLTQQLLNTIKHKVVLSQELEAWQEDMRLVINQQVQQREEERQREKLREKNNTVGLQRSKSLKVKGEGGKGFFSFFKDK; from the exons ATGTCTCAGGCTTCGCAGCAAGAGAAGCACGTTCTGCACAGGAAGCTGGAAATTAATGAACTGGCATCTgggcagagagaggcagagctGACTGCAGATTTAGCCGTCTTGAGGGCTGAGCTGGAGCGACATCACAGCCAGGGGCGCGACCGGCGAAGGGATGAGAGCGAGCAGCTGACTCAGTTAGCCAATCATAACCAACGCTTGGTGGAACAGCTAGCAGAG GCTGTAACACTGGAACATTCCTTGAGGATCGAGCTTCGTTCCCTCAGAGAAGATATGGATGAATCATCTTTCAGCCGAAATATCAACTTCACACAATTAGAGAACATTCAAGCAGAG AACAGAGTTTTGCTGGAGCGGCTGTCGTACATAGAGGCACAACTAAAGGCTTCACAGGAGGACAGCGATAGACTCcgcatggagagagagacactgagagccagactgtcagaaacacaaacaaaactgagagagaaagaagcagag cTAGAGCAGGAGCAGGGAGTGGTGTTTGAGTTGCGAACCGTGAATCGCTCTCTACAGAAAAAAACTCTGAACTTGGGAGAAGAAATAATTCTGGACAGTACACAAACAGAACCTTTGTCTCTGCATAGTGAAATTCAGCAATCACAg GCCAAAGAGGCTCTTCTAGCTCACTCCACAGTCCTGCAAGCAAGAGATGAAGAGATAAAAGCTTTTACAGAGGAG CTGCAATCTCAAAGAGAAGAGCTGGAGTCTTTGAGGCAGGAAATCAAGCCATTTAGAAGCAGTCCTGGACAGCCAAGCTACAG TTCTTTAGAGAGGGAATTGGCCATGGCGCGTCAGGAGAAAGAATCACTAACTCAGCAGCTTCTCAACACCATCAAACACAAGGTGGTACTGTCTCAAGAGCTGGAGGCCTGGCAG GAGGACATGCGGTTGGTGATCAATCAGCAGGTGCAgcaaagggaggaggagagacagagagaaaaactgagagagaaaaacaacacagtagGATTACAAAGAAGCAAGTCTTTAAAAgtgaagggagagggagggaaaggatTCTTCTCCTTTTTCAAAGACAAATAA
- the mia gene encoding melanoma-derived growth regulatory protein encodes MPCKLWLALSVWLLLPTSEAGRQMPKLADKKLCADSDCSHPILIARALQDYYPGDCRFIPIRQGQLIYVYAMLKDRGNLFWAGSVQDSYYGQQEARIGHFPSSVVEETHPLMPASTEVKTTKWDFYCN; translated from the exons ATGCCTTGCAAACTCTGGCTTGCTCTTTCAGTGTGGCTTTTGCTGCCAACCTCTGAAGCTGGAAGGCAGATGCCTAAACTcgctgacaagaaactctgcGCTGACTCCGACTGCAGCC ATCCTATCTTGATAGCTCGGGCACTGCAGGATTACTACCCGGGAGACTGCAGGTTCATCCCCATCAGACAGGGGCAGCTCATCTATGTCTATGCAATGCTAAAGGACAGAGGAAACCTCTTCTGGGCTGGCAGC GTACAAGACTCCTATTATGGACAGCAGGAGGCTCGCATTGGCCACTTCCCCAGCAGCGTAGTCGAGGAGACTCATCCTCTCATGCCAGCCAGCACCGAAGTCAAGACTACT AAATGGGACTTCTACTGTAACTGA